One window from the genome of Nicotiana sylvestris chromosome 9, ASM39365v2, whole genome shotgun sequence encodes:
- the LOC104226689 gene encoding uncharacterized protein — protein MVFRRILVLMMGCLGCADQPTEPNDNLQESKTVVDESAISTTTTCRVRLSDGRFLAYRERGVPKNKCKYRIIIVHGFGSSKEMSFMASEELLDVMEIYLLIYDRAGYGESDPNPKRSVKSEASDIEELADQLQLGSKYYVIGVSLGCYPAWSCIKRIPQKLAGVALVVPFVNYKWRSLPDDLTKDDYRKQLSRLAIWLTRYTPGLLHWWLTQKLFPSATALEGNPTFFCDKDLDVLKNTPGYQLFTQDGLKKRRVFDSLRRDFIVAFSKWDFDPLELSNPYAQNESSVHIWQGYEDKVVPVQLQRYVAQSLPWIRYHEVPDGGHLLVYDTVVCEAILKSLLLGEDPPLYRPKLAS, from the exons ATGGTGTTTAGAAGAATTCTTGTGCTGATGATGGGGTGTTTAGGATGTGCTGATCAGCCAACAGAACCAAATGATAATTTGCAGGAATCAAAGACAGTAGTAGATGAATCTGCTATTAGTACTACTACTACTTGTAGAGTCAGACTTAGTGATGGGAGATTTTTGGCTTATAGGGAAAGAGGAGTGCCTAAAAACAAGTGCAAATACAGAATTATCATTGTTCATGGATTTGGAAGCTCCAAAGAAATGAGCTTTATGGCTTCTGAG GAACTCCTGGATGTAATGGAGATATACCTTCTGATATACGATAGAGCCGGATATGGAGAGAGTGATCCAAATCCAAAGCGCTCAGTTAAAAGCGAAGCATCTGATATTGAAGAGTTAGCTGATCAGTTGCAATTAGGATCTAAGTATTACGTTATTGGCGTGTCGTTGGGATGTTACCCCGCTTGGAGCTGCATCAAACGCATTCCTCAAAA GCTTGCTGGAGTTGCTCTAGTTGTCCCATTTGTCAATTACAAATGGCGTTCGCTACCTGATGATCTAACGAAAGATGACTACAGGAAACAACTCAGCCGATTAGCGATTTGGCTCACGCGTTATACGCCAGGGCTATTACATTGGTGGTTGACTCAAAAACTATTCCCTTCAGCTACTGCTCTTGAAGGAAATCCTACATTTTTTTGTGACAAAGATCTCGACGTTTTGAAGAATACACCAGGATATCAACTATTCACTCAG GACGGGCTAAAGAAACGAAGGGTATTCGACTCCCTTCGTCGTGACTTTATTGTAGCTTTTAGCAAGTGGGATTTCGATCCACTGGAGCTAAGTAACCCGTACGCACAAAACGAAAGCTCTGTTCACATCTGGCAAGGTTATGAGGACAAAGTTGTGCCTGTTCAATTACAAAGATACGTCGCGCAAAGTCTCCCTTGGATTCGATATCATGAAGTTCCAGATGGTGGTCATTTGCTTGTGTATGATACTGTAGTTTGTGAAGCTATATTAAAGTCGCTTTTGCTCGGGGAAGATCCTCCATTGTACAGGCCAAAGTTAGCTAGCTGA
- the LOC138876947 gene encoding uncharacterized protein translates to MNLFMNNQRVDLFGLLKTKIKRAKAQQAALNLCIGWSFTTNLVKHPAGRIWVVWKPGVNDVNMTSVTEQLIHYMVQHRGTGKQFNITIVYGFNNQSMRTQLWKDNKSIHQQIKGSWAITEDFNCILSTEERMGSLVTMAEIREFKKCMEECSMQDMRSSGAFYTWSNKQPGGSRVLSRIDRVLVNFEWMTKLPASEVHYMQPGLFDHSPGIISWEGGGQ, encoded by the coding sequence ATGAACCTGTTTATGAACAACcaaagagttgacttatttggtCTTCTGAAAACAAAGATTAAGAGAGCTAAGGCACAACAAGCTGCTCTTAATCTATGCATTGGGTGGTCATTTACTACGAACTTAGTAAAGCATCCGGCAGGGAGGATATGGGTTGTATGGAAACCTGGAGTAAATGATGTCAATATGACAAGTGTAACTGAGCAACTTATACACTATATGGTCCAACATAGAGGGACAGGAAAACAATTCAATATTACAATAGTCTATGGGTTTAACAATCAAAGCATGAGAACGCAACTATGGAAAGATAACAAGAGTATACACCAACAAATTAAAGGGTCTTGGGCAATAACGGAGGACTTTAATTGCATCTTGAGTACTGAAGAAAGAATGGGGAGCTTGGTTACTATGGCAGAAATCAGGGAGTTTAAAAAATGTATGGAGGAGTGCTCAATGCAAGACATGAGATCTTCAGGAGCCTTCTATACTTGGAGCAACAAACAACCAGGAGGAAGCAGAGTACTAAGCAGAATAGACAGAGTCCTTGTCAACTTTGAATGGATGACAAAGTTGCCAGCATCAGAGGTCCATTACATGCAACCAGGGCTATTTGATCATTCCCCGGGCATAATTAGTTGGGAGGGAGGTGGGCAGTAG